The following are encoded together in the Aerococcus mictus genome:
- the pulA gene encoding type I pullulanase — protein MKNQLEERLDKILQGIPPQGSSLDQAMDDLVRDPEFDDCFASQARLGANYRPEATSFRLWAPLASEVSLLIYQDLYSNRQAQYPMQRQARGVFGLDLPGDWHNTAYLYKVSFPNGKTNFTRDPYALGATQNSQRSVVVDLSRTNPTNWDQDRAPALKSLSQAVIYEASVRDLTSADNSGVKPKWRGKFLGLSQKGTKTPKGQSTGLDYLKDLGISHVQLLPMADFKTVIEGIEDSDNYNWGYDPSDYNVPEGSYATDAADPICRIKEMKTMVQSLHQAGLRVIMDVVYNHVYDYINHPLELTVPNYYFRRDPDGTISNGTGVGNDTASERKMMREYIVRSVCYWATEYHVDGFRFDLMGIHDVKTMNQVRQALDAIDPSILILGEGWNLGTYLPDEDKACLVNAYKTPRIAYFDDHFRDSVKGSDQGEGMDTGYASGKFSVERTLLASFLGGERLNKLAINVKSPLQLVKYVAAHDNWTLWDKLAITHSFESHAKRQKRQLLANSLVLLSQGIPFLHAGQEFFRTKQGVRNSYRHGDRINKIDWSLRDKYRNAVDYLSDLIAFRQAHPVFHLSAFKSIDQAVEVLKADFQIIALLYHEEGADYLLVFNGQTNTIRFTLPEGDWQLLAKDYHFLAADEEKPLLSNEHPLVVEELSLSILKQQGSEKS, from the coding sequence GTGAAAAATCAATTAGAAGAACGTTTAGATAAAATCCTCCAGGGGATCCCTCCCCAAGGCTCTAGCTTAGACCAAGCCATGGATGACCTGGTCAGAGATCCAGAATTCGATGACTGTTTTGCTAGTCAAGCCCGGTTAGGGGCTAACTACCGGCCAGAAGCGACTAGTTTTCGACTTTGGGCGCCCCTGGCCAGTGAAGTCAGCCTGCTCATTTACCAGGACTTATATAGTAATCGACAAGCCCAATATCCTATGCAACGTCAAGCACGAGGTGTTTTTGGTCTAGATCTTCCTGGTGATTGGCACAATACCGCCTATCTTTATAAGGTATCCTTTCCCAATGGGAAGACTAATTTTACGAGAGACCCTTATGCCCTTGGAGCAACTCAGAATAGTCAGCGCAGTGTGGTGGTTGATTTGTCTCGGACTAATCCCACTAATTGGGACCAAGACCGAGCGCCCGCTCTGAAGAGTCTTTCTCAAGCGGTAATTTATGAAGCCAGTGTGAGAGATTTGACTAGTGCGGATAATTCAGGAGTCAAGCCTAAGTGGCGGGGTAAATTTCTGGGTCTCAGTCAAAAAGGGACTAAAACGCCTAAAGGACAGAGTACTGGCCTCGACTACCTAAAGGACTTAGGAATCAGCCACGTCCAGCTCCTGCCCATGGCTGACTTTAAGACGGTAATTGAAGGGATCGAGGATAGCGATAATTATAATTGGGGTTACGATCCTAGCGATTACAATGTTCCTGAAGGTTCTTATGCCACGGATGCTGCTGATCCCATCTGCCGGATTAAAGAAATGAAAACCATGGTCCAATCCCTCCACCAAGCGGGCCTTCGTGTAATTATGGATGTGGTCTACAATCATGTCTATGATTACATAAACCACCCCCTGGAACTGACTGTCCCTAACTATTATTTCCGTCGTGACCCCGATGGCACCATTAGTAATGGGACGGGTGTGGGAAATGATACCGCCTCAGAAAGAAAGATGATGCGAGAGTATATTGTCCGCTCGGTATGCTACTGGGCCACGGAGTACCACGTTGATGGTTTTCGCTTTGACTTAATGGGAATCCATGACGTCAAGACCATGAATCAAGTCCGCCAAGCTTTAGATGCCATTGATCCAAGTATCCTTATCTTAGGAGAAGGTTGGAACTTAGGAACCTACCTGCCCGATGAAGACAAGGCTTGCCTAGTCAATGCTTATAAGACTCCTCGGATTGCCTATTTTGACGACCATTTTCGTGACAGTGTCAAGGGGTCTGACCAAGGGGAGGGTATGGATACCGGTTATGCCAGTGGTAAGTTTTCTGTGGAGCGGACGCTCTTAGCCAGTTTTTTGGGTGGGGAGCGGTTGAATAAGTTGGCTATTAACGTCAAGTCGCCCCTGCAATTGGTTAAATATGTGGCTGCCCATGATAACTGGACTCTATGGGATAAACTAGCCATTACTCATAGCTTTGAAAGTCATGCCAAGCGGCAAAAGCGGCAACTGCTCGCCAATAGCCTTGTCCTCTTAAGTCAAGGGATCCCCTTCTTGCATGCCGGCCAGGAATTCTTCCGGACTAAGCAAGGTGTCCGTAATTCTTACCGCCATGGGGATCGTATCAACAAGATTGACTGGTCCTTGCGCGATAAATACCGGAATGCCGTGGACTATTTGAGTGATCTGATTGCTTTTCGCCAGGCTCACCCAGTCTTTCACTTGTCTGCTTTCAAAAGCATTGACCAGGCAGTGGAGGTTTTGAAGGCAGATTTTCAAATTATTGCTCTTCTTTACCATGAAGAAGGCGCTGATTACCTGCTGGTATTTAATGGACAGACCAATACCATTCGTTTTACCTTACCAGAGGGTGATTGGCAGCTTTTGGCAAAAGACTATCATTTTCTCGCTGCCGATGAAGAGAAGCCTTTGTTAAGTAATGAACATCCCCTTGTCGTTGAGGAACTGTCACTAAGTATTTTGAAACAGCAAGGATCAGAAAAATCTTAG
- a CDS encoding DUF402 domain-containing protein → MYHPKEGEFITVKSYKHDGSLHRTWRDCLVLKTSEQSIIACNDHTLVTESDGRRWVTREPALLYFHKKYWFNIVTMLRQNGVSYYSNLASPYVIDEEALKYIDYDLDIKIFPDGEKRLLDIDEYLEHGHEMHYSKELDIIIKSHLKELVRWIEEERGPFSKPYVDLWYERYCQLTQRRKRRKKSYKYKKKKRIQS, encoded by the coding sequence ATGTATCATCCAAAAGAAGGAGAATTCATCACAGTCAAAAGTTATAAACATGACGGCTCACTCCATCGAACATGGCGCGATTGTTTGGTCCTAAAAACAAGCGAACAAAGTATTATTGCTTGTAACGACCACACCCTCGTTACCGAATCTGATGGTCGCCGTTGGGTGACACGTGAACCCGCTTTACTCTATTTTCATAAAAAATATTGGTTCAATATTGTCACCATGTTAAGGCAGAACGGTGTCTCATATTATAGTAACCTAGCTTCTCCTTATGTCATTGATGAAGAAGCCTTGAAGTATATCGACTATGATTTAGATATTAAAATTTTCCCTGATGGGGAAAAACGCCTGTTAGATATTGACGAGTATTTAGAGCATGGTCATGAAATGCATTATTCTAAAGAATTAGATATAATCATTAAAAGCCATCTCAAAGAGTTAGTACGCTGGATCGAGGAAGAAAGAGGTCCCTTTTCTAAACCTTATGTCGATCTCTGGTACGAACGCTACTGTCAGCTGACCCAACGTCGTAAGCGACGGAAGAAAAGCTACAAGTATAAGAAGAAAAAGCGGATTCAGTCGTAA
- the mutY gene encoding A/G-specific adenine glycosylase, whose product MSGSNQDFSPKDWIGQSAIVDLGPTIEGVEVWGEQTNQAFRKTLFDWYDREGRHLPWRESKDPYRIWISEIMLQQTQVNTVIPYYQRFLQAFPTVVDLAAAEEDDLLKLWAGLGYYSRAKNLHKAAQEIVNDYGGRFPQTAKELKKLSGIGPYTAGAIASIAFGQAVPAIDGNAMRVFSRLFTINADISRQKNHAIFREVVAYVMGDERPGDFNQALMDLGSSYETAKKPLSDISPIKDFNLATLTGTELDYPVKLSKTKSKTIHYQALLLENSQGQYLIEKRPSQGLLANLWTVPLFEVANQEEADQQGGEERQPYQNLVAEAEAVYDLRPVVMKKSIGHVRHVFSHRLWEIDLYYAKLSPAAEKGWQDQEDNDWVFLHDLNHHAYPTVQMKIWQALKDYLDL is encoded by the coding sequence GTGAGCGGAAGTAATCAAGATTTTTCCCCTAAGGATTGGATCGGTCAATCAGCCATTGTTGATTTAGGACCGACCATCGAGGGAGTTGAAGTCTGGGGAGAACAAACCAACCAAGCTTTTCGAAAAACCTTGTTTGATTGGTATGATAGGGAGGGCCGCCACTTGCCTTGGCGGGAAAGTAAGGACCCTTACCGGATTTGGATATCAGAGATTATGTTGCAGCAAACCCAGGTCAATACTGTTATTCCTTACTACCAACGCTTTTTACAAGCCTTTCCCACTGTCGTGGACCTGGCAGCGGCAGAAGAAGATGACTTACTGAAACTTTGGGCCGGACTAGGTTATTACTCTAGAGCTAAAAACCTCCACAAAGCGGCCCAGGAGATTGTGAATGACTATGGCGGTCGATTTCCCCAAACCGCTAAGGAATTGAAGAAACTTTCCGGGATTGGACCTTATACGGCTGGCGCCATTGCTTCTATTGCATTTGGTCAGGCCGTACCCGCCATCGATGGAAATGCCATGCGAGTTTTCAGCCGCCTCTTTACCATTAATGCTGACATCAGCCGGCAAAAGAACCACGCTATCTTCCGTGAAGTAGTGGCTTATGTGATGGGCGATGAACGGCCCGGCGACTTCAACCAAGCTCTGATGGACTTGGGCAGTAGTTACGAAACCGCTAAGAAGCCCTTGAGTGATATTAGTCCTATCAAAGACTTTAACCTAGCTACCTTAACCGGGACCGAGTTGGATTATCCGGTGAAATTATCCAAAACCAAATCCAAAACCATTCACTACCAAGCACTCTTGCTGGAGAATAGTCAAGGCCAGTATCTGATTGAAAAGCGTCCCAGCCAGGGTCTCTTGGCTAATTTGTGGACGGTTCCGCTTTTTGAAGTGGCTAACCAAGAAGAAGCTGACCAGCAAGGGGGAGAAGAGCGCCAGCCTTACCAAAACCTGGTTGCTGAAGCAGAGGCAGTTTACGATCTTAGACCAGTCGTAATGAAAAAATCCATCGGCCATGTCCGCCATGTCTTTTCTCACCGACTCTGGGAGATTGATCTCTACTATGCTAAATTATCTCCCGCAGCCGAAAAAGGCTGGCAAGACCAAGAAGATAATGATTGGGTTTTCTTGCATGACCTTAACCACCATGCCTATCCTACCGTCCAAATGAAGATTTGGCAGGCCTTAAAAGATTATCTTGATCTATGA
- a CDS encoding RecX family transcriptional regulator — protein MLEDNQPVKLSEISPEKKSRSKKVRALADESDQLTRPKRKAKKTGFRSRKAVTSSDPEGLDQDQESVLAGKITMIEAQKRHKKRYNVYLDGDFVFGISEDTLVRYALSKGQYLSQEESKNILASERDNRAYQIALNYLSHSLRSKKQVSQRLAKEDYSQATIDKVMGKLEDLSLVNDLYYGQSYTRTAKTINRKGPKVIAMELKEKGLSEDIIDQALLEYSEADQMENAQHLAKKKLPSLLRKNSNLKAREKLQQFLYKKGYNNDLISQVLSQLKESDQLDRDEGAALNKYFKRYWKKYRNLDEKERRFKVKTMLFGRGFKSEAIDAAIRQAEEEGEL, from the coding sequence ATGCTAGAAGATAATCAACCAGTAAAATTAAGTGAGATCAGTCCAGAGAAAAAGTCCCGCTCAAAAAAAGTCAGAGCCTTAGCCGATGAAAGTGATCAGCTGACCAGGCCAAAAAGAAAGGCTAAAAAAACCGGTTTTCGTTCTAGAAAAGCAGTCACCTCCTCTGACCCAGAAGGCTTAGACCAAGACCAGGAGAGCGTTTTAGCAGGCAAGATTACCATGATCGAAGCCCAAAAACGTCATAAGAAACGTTATAATGTCTATCTTGACGGCGACTTTGTTTTTGGAATTAGTGAAGACACCCTAGTCCGTTATGCTCTGTCTAAGGGGCAGTACTTAAGCCAAGAGGAAAGCAAAAATATCCTGGCCAGTGAACGCGATAACCGGGCTTATCAGATTGCCCTAAACTATTTAAGCCACAGTTTACGGTCTAAAAAGCAAGTTAGCCAACGTTTAGCTAAGGAAGACTATTCCCAAGCGACTATTGATAAGGTCATGGGAAAATTGGAAGATTTATCCCTAGTTAACGACCTCTATTACGGCCAGTCCTATACCCGAACGGCTAAGACTATCAACCGAAAAGGCCCCAAGGTGATTGCTATGGAACTGAAGGAAAAGGGGCTTAGTGAAGACATCATTGACCAAGCCTTGTTGGAGTATAGTGAGGCTGATCAAATGGAAAATGCTCAACACTTGGCTAAAAAGAAGTTACCTAGCTTACTTAGAAAGAATTCCAACCTAAAGGCACGGGAGAAATTACAGCAATTTCTCTATAAGAAGGGCTACAATAATGACTTAATTAGCCAAGTTTTATCCCAACTAAAAGAGTCTGACCAGCTCGACCGTGATGAGGGTGCGGCGTTAAATAAGTATTTTAAGCGCTATTGGAAGAAGTACCGGAATTTGGATGAGAAAGAACGACGTTTCAAAGTAAAAACCATGCTTTTTGGCCGTGGCTTTAAGAGTGAAGCCATCGATGCGGCTATAAGGCAGGCAGAGGAAGAAGGAGAACTGTGA